GAGCTGGTGCTGTCCGGGGTCGAGCGCGCGGAGCTGACGCGCTGGGCCAGGCGGGCGAAGACCGCGCAGTTCCTGGCGTTGCGCGCGAAGATCGTGCTGCGGTGTGTGGAGGAGGGCACGAACAAGGAGATCGCCGCCGAACTCGGTGTCGCGCACGCGACGGTCAACCGATGGCGGTCGAGATTCATCCGCCTGCGGCTGGACGGGCTGACCGATGAGCCGCGTCCCGGCCGGCCGCCCTCCATCCTCCTGGACCAGGTCGAGGAGGTGCTCACCGCGACCCTGGAATCCACCCCGGGCAAGGACACCCACTGGTCGCGGGCGTCGATGGCCCGGCATTCCGGCCTGTCGAAATCGACGATCGGACGGATCTGGAAGAAGTTCGACCTCAAACCGCACCTCCAGGACGCGTTCAAGCTCTCCACCGACCCGCAGTTCGCCGCCAAGGTCGTCGACGTCGTCGGCCTGTACCACCACCCGCCCGAGAAGGCGGTCGTGCTGTGCGTGGACGAGAAGTCCCAGATACAGGCGCTGGACCGCTCCCAGCCCGTGCTGCCGATGATGCCGGGCATGCCCGAGCGCCGTACCCACGACTACTACCGGCACGGCATCACCAGCCTGTTCGCCGCCTTCAACATCGCCGACGGCACCGTCATCTCGGCACTGCACCGCCGCCACCGGGCCATCGAGTTCAAGAAGTTCCTGACCCGGATCGACAAGGCGGTGCCCGCCGGACTCGACGTGCACCTG
This is a stretch of genomic DNA from Streptomyces sp. NBC_00237. It encodes these proteins:
- a CDS encoding IS630 family transposase; the encoded protein is MSPGPLAVEVVLSVGELAELTRWAGGAEGPRLAERAQIVLACAQGLPTVQVAAKLGVAADTARKWRSRFAARRIAGLADAPRPGRRKPELVLSGVERAELTRWARRAKTAQFLALRAKIVLRCVEEGTNKEIAAELGVAHATVNRWRSRFIRLRLDGLTDEPRPGRPPSILLDQVEEVLTATLESTPGKDTHWSRASMARHSGLSKSTIGRIWKKFDLKPHLQDAFKLSTDPQFAAKVVDVVGLYHHPPEKAVVLCVDEKSQIQALDRSQPVLPMMPGMPERRTHDYYRHGITSLFAAFNIADGTVISALHRRHRAIEFKKFLTRIDKAVPAGLDVHLVCDNYATHNTAEIRTWLGKHPRFHVHFTPTGSSWMNQVERWFGLLTDKLIRRGVHTSVKALEDDIRAWIGTWNENPQPFTWTKTADEILNSLADYLTKIAPPHTRTT